The DNA region TTTCTCTAGAGATAACATCTTTTAATTAGGTTGTAATGGACATAGTCTATGCAATATGTAACTGATGAAATAAAAATACCAAAGTTTAAGATAACTTCAGTGGTTCAATTGTTAAATTGAGTATCTAAATAACAAACtatagttattttattaaataattaaaaaaacatcacCAATGAAAGATAGACACATAAGCAAATAGGGGTTCTGTTGAGGTtcagaaaaaaactatatttagaTACTTTGGTCAGTTTTACTTTGCttttttgatattaaaattttgagaattaCCACCTTCTCATACCTACCTTTGTTGGATGTGCTTGTTAACAAAAATGTATGGGTGTCACAGACACAAATGGGCCTAGCCCAAGCCTATTCCCACGTCCGTGAAAATacagtttttcttttccaatATATGCAATGCAGCATTGAGTTGAAGTTTCAAAAATTTTGATATGGATTCAAATCGAACTCTCGGTAAATATTCCAACAGTTAGCCCATGCACATGATGCCACATTCTTCCACGTATTCATCGATGGCgacttctctctgttttttagTTATATCAAACTCCACCCAACATAACCAGGAGAAAATGGTGATCGTTAAACACAAACCCCGCACGGTTTCTTCTCTTCAATCGTGTATATATACGCACACAAACCCATCTTAAATCCTCACCAAAATAACCAGAAAACTCACATTCCTTTTTAGTAGAAATCTCCCATGGACGACAACGTACAGATCCATAAGAACGTCAAGCTATGTTATCATTACCTGATCACTCACTTTTTAAAGCTCTTGCTTGTCTCTTCGCTGACGGTTCTGGTCATGAACGTCTCCCGCTTAAGCCCAAACCAGCTTGCATTCATCTTCCTCGTAGCCCTTCTCGGAACCACTCTCTTCTTCATTTCCCGACCAAGATCAGTTTACCTTCTTGATTACTCTTGTTACCTCCCTCCGTCGAGTCTCCAAATGAGCTCCAAAAAATTCATGAAACATTCTGAACTAACCGAGCTTTTCAACGAATCATCTCTCGAGTTTCAGAGCAAGATCCTGAAACGATCCGGTCTCGGCGACGAGACTTACGTACCGGAGGCTATCCACTACGTCCCTCCGCGTCCCACTATGGCCTTGGCGCGTGAGGAAGCCGAGCTGGTGGTCTTCGGTGCACTAGACAGTCTCTTCGAGAACACCAAAGTCAACTTAAAGGAGATCAGTGTTCTTGTAGTGAACTCTAGTTTGTTTAACCCCACGCCGTCTTTATCGGCTATGATTGTGAACAAGTATAAGCTTAGAGAGAACGTGAAGAGCTTTAACCTAGGAGGGATGGGATGTAGCGCTGGTGTGATCGCTGTTGATCTAGCTAATGACATGTTACAGTTATATAGAAACACTTACGGTCTTGTGGTTAGCACAGAGAACataactcagaactggtacttTGGTAATAACAAAGCCATGTTGATACCTAACTGCTTGTTTAGGGTTGGTGGATCCGCGGTTCTGCTCTCCAACAAGGGTAGTGATCGTAAACGTTCCAAGTATAAGCTTGTTCACACGGTGAGGACTCATAAAGGAGCAGATGAGAAAGCATTTAACTGCGTGTACCAAGAACAAGACGAGGCTTTGACAACGGGTGTTTCTTTGTCTAAGGACCTGATGGCTATAGCTGGAGAGGCTCTTAAGACGAATATCACCACTTTGGGTCCTCTTGTTCTCCCCATGAGCGAGCAGATTCTCTTCTTCGCGACTTTTGTTGCTAATAAACTGTTTAATgctaagaagaagatgaggCCTTACCAACCGGATTTCAAGCTAGCGTTTGATCATTTCTGTATACACGCGGGAGGCAGAGCCGTGATCGACGAGCTAGAAAAGAGTTTAAGGCTTTTGCCTAAACATGTGGAAGCGTCGAGAATGACGTTGCATAGATTTGGT from Raphanus sativus cultivar WK10039 chromosome 8, ASM80110v3, whole genome shotgun sequence includes:
- the LOC108821031 gene encoding 3-ketoacyl-CoA synthase 17, whose amino-acid sequence is MDDNVQIHKNVKLCYHYLITHFLKLLLVSSLTVLVMNVSRLSPNQLAFIFLVALLGTTLFFISRPRSVYLLDYSCYLPPSSLQMSSKKFMKHSELTELFNESSLEFQSKILKRSGLGDETYVPEAIHYVPPRPTMALAREEAELVVFGALDSLFENTKVNLKEISVLVVNSSLFNPTPSLSAMIVNKYKLRENVKSFNLGGMGCSAGVIAVDLANDMLQLYRNTYGLVVSTENITQNWYFGNNKAMLIPNCLFRVGGSAVLLSNKGSDRKRSKYKLVHTVRTHKGADEKAFNCVYQEQDEALTTGVSLSKDLMAIAGEALKTNITTLGPLVLPMSEQILFFATFVANKLFNAKKKMRPYQPDFKLAFDHFCIHAGGRAVIDELEKSLRLLPKHVEASRMTLHRFGNTSSSSIWYELAYTEAKGRMKNGNRVWQIAFGSGFKCNSAVWVALRDVEPSVKNPWEHCIHKYPVKIDV